The genome window CTTCGGAGTTGAAGACCGCGTTCGAGATCGGTTTCCTGATCTTCATCCCGTTCGTGATCATCGACTTGGTGGTGGCCAGCGTGCTGATGTCGATGGGCATGATGATGATGTCGCCGATGCTGATCTCGGCGCCGTTCAAGATCCTGCTGTTCGTGCTGGTCGACGGTTGGGTGCTGACGGTCGGCACCCTCGCCGCCAGCTTCAACGGAGTCTGAGCCGATGAGTCCCGAACTGGCCCTGACCGAACTGCGCGGCGGCCTGATCACCGTGCTGTGGGTGGCCGGCCCGCTGCTGCTGTCGATGCTGGTGGTGGGCGTGGTGATCGGCGTGTTCCAGGCCGCCACCCAACTCAACGAACCGACCATCGCCTTCATCGCCAAGGTCATCACCCTGACCGCGATGCTGTTCGCCACCGGCAGCATGCTGCTGGCGCATCTGGTCGAGTACACCACCATGCTGTTCCAGCGCATTCCGCATCTGATCGGGGGCTAGGCGTGGCTGGCGAGAACGGGACCGGGGACCGGGGACCGGGGACCGGGAAAAGCAGGGGCAACCTCGGGGCTTTCCCGATACGCGCCCTTCGGGTCCCAGGTCCCCGGTCCCCGCCCCCGGCCTTTCCCCCCCACTCCCCGGTCCCGGCCTGATGGACTCCGCAACGCAAATGGTCATCGATGGCCAGCAGACCTTCGCGATGGTCGGTGCGATCCTGTGGACCATGCTGCGCATCGGCGCGATGCTGATGGCGATGCCGCTGGTCGGCAGCCGCGCGGTGCCGGCACGGGTGCGGGTCATGCTGGCGGCGACGCTGGCGATGGCGCTGGCGCCGCTGCTGCCGCCGGTGCCGGACTGGAACGGCTTCGACGCCGCAGTGGTGCTGAGCGTGGCGCGCGAACTGGCGGTCGGGGCGAGCATGGGCTTCATGCTGCGGCTGATCTTCGAAGCCGGCGCGATGGCCGGCGAACTGGTCTCGCAGAGCACCGGCCTGGGCTTCGCGCAGATGGCCGATCCGCTGCGCGGGGTCACCTCCGGGGTGATCGGGCAATGGTTCTACCTGACCTTCGGCCTGCTGTTCTTCACCGCCAACGGCCATCTGGCGGTGGTGGCGCTGCTGGTGGACAGCTACAAGGCGCTGCCGATCGGCAACGCGCTGCCGGACGCGCAGGCGATGGCCTCGGTGGCGCCGGATTTCTTCATGAGCATGATGCGCGGCGCGTTGACCCTGGCGCTGCCGGTGATGGTGGCGATGCTGGCGGTAAACCTGGCGTTCGGCGCGCTGGCCAAGGCCGCGCCGGCACTGAATCCGATCCAGCTCGGCCTGCCGGTGGCAGTGGTGCTGGGCCTGGCGCTGCTGGCGGTGCTGGTCGGCGAGATGGGGCCGCCGGTGCAGCGCCTGTTCGATGCCGCCTTCGACGCAGCGCGACAGATCACCGCCTAGAACTAGAATCGGATGGCGCAAGCGCGCAGTCGGGTCTTGCCCGATTCAAGCCTTGCGCGACTGCGCCGATAGTCTCTTCAACCGTGTTGCGCATGCAGCCCCCCCCCTTGCGCAGTGCCTTCCGGGAACGCCAGTCATCGCCGTGCCGAACAGCCACCCGCCGCTGCACCCCTCCCAGTTGCGCGGCATCGCGTGGCGGCCCGCCGCCGCGCTCGCGCTATGCGCCTGCATCGGCGCCGTGGCGGCGCAGGAATACAGCTTCCGCAACTACGCCCAGGCCGACGGCCTGCAGGGCCTGAGCATCAACTGCCTGTATGCCGATCGGCACGGCGTGGTCTGGGCCTGCACCGAACTGGGCCTGCACCGCTACGAACGCGAACGCTTCGAGCAGATCGGCGCCGATAGCGGCGTCGGCAGTCCACTGGTGCGTGCGATCGCCGAGGATCGTCGGCAACGCATGTGGGTCGGCACATCCAATGCGCTGTACGTCGGCGACGGCCGCCGCTTCGCCGCGGTTCCCGCGGCCGACGGGCGACGCCTGCGGGTCGACCAGGGCCAATCGCTGGCGGCGTTCGGCGACGACATCGTCGTGCTCAGCGACAAACGGCCGCTGCGGATCTCAGCAGGCGCCGCTGGCAACTGGCAGGTCGCAGCGCTGCGCACGGCCGACGCCGCACCGCTGCCCGAGGCTTACAGCGTCACCGCGATCGGCGAGGCGCTGTGGCTGGGCTGCGGCCGCCAGCTATGCAGGCTGGATGCGCAAGGCCGCTTACGCCGGCTCGGCCCCGCCGACGGCGTTCCCGAGGATATCTGGCTGGCGCTGCTGCGCGACCGCAACGGCACGCTGTGGGCGCGCAGCATCCACCACATACTGGCCTGGCCGGCCGGCGCGGCAGGCTTCAGCGAACGCGCGCCGCCGCCGGGCAGCGGCTTGTCGACCATGGCGGTGGGCATCAACCTGGTCGAGGACGCCGCCGGCCGGGTGCTGACCCGCAGCGACACCGGCCTGCTGCGCTGGGAAGGCAGGCAGTGGCGCGCCTTCGAGCGCGCGCAGGGGCTGGAAGCGCTTGCGCCCAACATTGCGCCCCTGCTCAGCGATCGCCAGGGCCGCTTGTGGATGGGCACCCGCGGCCGCGGCGTGCAGCGCTGGCTGGGCTATGGGCTGATCCAGCATTGGGAGGAACCGCAGGGACTGGCGACCGCACCGACTTGGTCGATCCTGCGCAGCCGCGGCGACGGCCGCCTCTACGTCGGCAGCGAAATGGGCGCCAACGTGCTCGACCCGGTCAGCGGCCGCATGCTGCCGCTGACCGACGCCGACGGGCAGGCGCTGCGGCAGACGGTGCAACTGGTCGATGCCACCGACGGCACTCTGTGGCTGGGTCAGTCGTCAGGGCGGGTGTTGCGGCTGGACCGCGGCAGCGGCCGCATGCGCGAGCAGGCCAAGATGCGCTCGGCGCTGAAGTGGATGTTCTTCGACGATGCCGGCACCTTGTGGATTCTGACCAACGGCGGCCTGTTCCTGCTGCCGGCGGGCGAACGCAGCGCACAGCCGGCGCGCGACCTGCCGCGCGACCAGTTCGTCGGTGGCGGCTACGATGCGCGCCACCGTCTGTGGCTGGTTGGCCAAAACGGCTTGTACCTGCGCCAGGCGCGGGGCTGGCAGTCGATCCGCCTGCGCGGCACGGCACTGCCGGACGCGGAACTGGACAAGTTCAGCATCAGCGCCAGCGACGAGGTCTGGCTGTCGTTCGGCGATGTCGGGGTCTGGCGTGGGCGTTTCGAGCCGCGCAGCGCCAGCGTGTCGCTGCGCAAGGTCGACGACCCACTGCTGTCGCGGATCGTGCCCTACGTGCTGCACCAGGACCGGCAGCAGCGGATGTGGATCGGCAGCAGTCAGGGCCTGGACCTGTGGTCGGGCGGGCGCTGGATCCGGGTCACCCAGGCCGACGGCCTGCTGTGGGACGATACCTCCGAATCGGCGTTCTTCCAGGACACCGACGGCTCGGTGTGGATCGGCAATAGCAAGGGCGTCAGCCAGATCCTGGACCCGACGCGGCTGTTCGCCGTGCGGCCGCTGCAGCTGCAGTTGCTGCGTGCCACCCGCGCCGGCAACGCGGTCACCGCCGGCGCGCAGCTGCCGTGGTCGCAGCAGCCGATCGAGTTCGCCTTCTCGGCCCCCGGCGCGGTCGGCGGCAGCGACACCATCGGCTTTCGCTACCGCCTTGAGGGCTTGCAGGAACAATGGGCCAGCACCCAACAGGCGCATCTCAGCTACACCCTGCTGTCGCCCGGCCATTACGCGCTGGAGGTGCAGGCGCTGGACGAACGCCAGCGCACGCGCAGCAACGTGGTGCGCCTGGAGTTCACCATCTTGCCGCCCTGGTGGCGCAGCCCGCTGGCGTGGATGGCGTACGCGCTGGCCGCGGCGCTGCTGGTGACCGCGGTGTGGCGCTGGCGCGTGAAGCAGTTGCTGAGCCGCGAGCGCACCATGGCGCGGCTGGTCGCCGAGCGTACCCGCGAACTGGAACACGACAAGCGCGAACTGGAACGGGCGCGCGCCGCGCTGGCGCTGAAGGCGGTCCGCGACGACCTGACCGGCCTGCTCAACAGGGTCGGCATCCTCGACGCATTGGCTGTGCAGATGCAGCGCAGCCGCAATGATGGCACCGCGCTGGCGGTGGCGATGATCGACCTGGACCACTTCAAGCAGATCAATGACCGCCACGGCCATTTGATCGGCGATACGGTGCTGGCACGGGTCGGCCGGCGCATGAATGCGAATCTGCGCGGCGCCGACCTGATCGGCCGCTACGGCGGCGAGGAACTGCTGGCGGTGCTGCCGGGCCTGCTGCCACCGGCGCACAACCGGTTGCACGCGCTGCACCAGGTGATCGGCGCCACGCCCTTCCTGACCGACGCCGGCCTGCTCGAGATCACCACGTCGATCGGCGTGGCCTGGCACCGCCCGGGTGAGACCCTGCAGCAGTTGCTCAGCCGCGCCGACGAGGCGCTGTACCGGGCCAAGCATGGCGGCCGCAACCGGGTCGAACTGCACCTGGACCCGCAGCCGGGACACGCCGTGCCGCACTGAACGATTGCAGTTCAAGCCCAGCCACCACGCGGCCGATACCAGGGATTGCCACGCGTCGCGCGCGCGCATCGCCATGGCTGCGGGCCGCGGCGGACACGGCGCGGCAATGCGCGCGCTTCTTCTCCACTTTTTTCTGCCCGGTGCCGCACCAGATGTCGGATTCCCTGCCCGCCCCCGTTAATGACTGCCGCGGCGCACGCGGCGGCTGAGGGGCGCGGCATGCGCGCGTGCCGGCCGTGCCTGCGGACGCTGCAGGCCCTGCTGCTATGGCTGGCCCTGGGGCTGCTGCTGGGCGACGGCGCGCGCGCGCAGTCGATCCCGTTGCGCCGCTATGCCCACGACCAGGGCCTGCTCGGCGTGGCCGACACCTGCCTGCTGCAGACCGGCAACGGCAGCCTGTGGGTCTGTAGCGAGAGCGGACTGTACCGCTTCGATGGCCACCGCTTCGAACAAGTGCCGCTGCAGGGGCAGCGCGGCCATTCCATCAGCGCTGCGAGCGAGGACGCCGAGCAGCGGCTATGGGTGACCACCTTCGATGCGGTCTACGTCGACGACGGCACGCAACTGCGGCGGCTGGCGCCGGAAGAGACCGGCGCGCTGCAGAGCAACAAGCTGCGCCTGGCCAACCCGCGCTGGGGCATGGTGCTGCTCAACGGCACGCAGGCGTTGCGTGCCGTGGCCAGCGCCGACGGGCGCTGGCGGCTGCAGCCGCTGTTCGACGCGGCGACGCTGGCGCGGCTGCCACAGCTCGGCAAGCTAGGCGAAGCACAGAGCGAAGCCGACAATCTGTGGCTGGGCTGCGACCATGAGCTGTGCCGGGTCGCCGCCGACGGCTCGGTGACGGTGTACGGCCAGGCGCAGGGCCTGCCGCCCGATCGCTGGCGTGGCGTCGTGCGCGACCGCGACGGCGCGCTGTGGCTGCGCGGCGACCATCACCTGATGCAATTGCCGGCCGCGGCCGGGCGTTTCGTCGCGCAGCATCCGCCCGGCGGCGCGCCCCTGCGCCAGGTCGTCGGGCAGGCCCAACTCCTGCTCGACCCGCAAGGGCGGGTGCTGATGCGCAGCGGCCAGAGCCTGCTGCGTTGGGAACATGGGCGTTGGCGCCGCTTCGACCGCAGCAACGGCCTGCCCGACAGCGGCATCGCGGTGCTGCTGTTCGACCACGCCGGCGACCTGTGGATGAGCGTGGACGGCGAAGGCGTGGTGCGGTGGAACGGCTACGGCTGGATCGAGAACTGGGACGTGACCCAGGGTATGAACGCCGCGCCGACCTGGAGCATCCTGCGCAACAGCCAAGGCGCACTGCTACTCGGCAACGAAGCCGGAATGAACCGCCAGCGCCGCGCCGACGAACGCTTCCAGCCCTGGCTGAGGGATGCCGGTCAGCAGGTCCTCGGCCTGCACAACGCGGCGGACGGATCGCTGTGGAGCCTCAGCGCGCTAGGGGAACTGTGCCATCACGACCGCCAGGGCCGGTTACTGCGCAGCTACCCGCGGCTGCGCGTCTCGATCAGGCGACTGTTCCTGGATGCAAGCGGCAGGATATGGATCCTCACTACCGACGGCCTTTACCTGCTGCGGCCGCAATCGGACGATATGCCGCAGCGGGTGCAGGCGCTGCCCAGCAGCGAATACTCGGACATCCAGCAGCGCCGCGACGGCAGCCTGTGGCTGGCCGGCGCAGTCGGTGTGTTCCGGCTGCGTGACAGCACCTGGACCCCGATCAGGCTGCAACTGGACGGCAAGCCGGCGCAGCCGTGGGTCAGCAAGCTGCTGATCCAGGAAGATGGCCAGGTCTGGGCCGCGCTGTACAACCCCGGCGTATGGCAGGGCCGGCTCGACGGCGACACCCTGCAGTTGCGGCCGAGCGTCCAGCCGGAACAGCGCGAGCTGCAGATCTACCTGATACGGCGCACCCGCAACGGCTGGATCTGGATGGGCCACAACCAGGGCGTGGACGTCTACGACGGCCGCCGCTGGTCGCGCCTGAGCCAGTCGCAAGGGCTGTTATGGGACGACATTTCCGAATCGGCGTTCTTCGAGGACCACGACGGCTCGGTGTGGATCGGCACCAGCAAGGGCACCAGCCACGTGCTGGACCCGCAGCGCCTGTTCCAGGCCGGCGCGCCGCGGGTGACGCTGAGCGAATTCAGCCGCGGCGGGCATCCGATCGCAGCCGGCGCGCGCCTGCCCTGGAACCAGGAGTCGCTGCACATCGAGGCCGGATCGCCGGACCTGTACGACGACCGCAACCGGGTTTCGCTGCGCTACCGCTTCGAAGGCGCGCAGACGCGCTGGATCCACACGCCCAATTTCGAGATCGAGCATCCGCCGCTGGCGCCGGGCGAATACACGCTCGAACTGCAGTTGCTCGACGCCTATCGGCACAGTGCCTCGGCGCCGGCGCGGGTGGCGTTCTCGGTGGCGCCGATGTGGTGGCGCAGCCAGAGTATGCTGGCGCTGTACGTGCTGCTCTGCGGCGGACTGGCGATCGCCGCACTGCATTGGCGCGAGCGCCACCTGCGGCAACGCGAGCGCAACCTGGCCGAGCTGGTCGCGCTGCGCACCCAGGAGCTGGAGCACGACAAGCGCGAGTTGGAGATCGCCCGCGCCGCGCTGGCGGTGAAGGCCTCGCACGATTCCCTGACCGGCCTGCTCAACCGCGCCGGGATCCTCGATGCGCTGGCCGCGCAGATGCGGCACAGCGTGGCCGAGCAGCAGCCACTGGCGGTGGCGATGATCGACCTGGACCACTTCAAGCGCATCAACGACACGTACGGCCACCTGATCGGCGACGCGGTCCTGACCAAGGTCGCGAAGCGCCTGAATACCGATCTGCGCGAATCGGACCTGATCGGCCGCTACGGCGGCGAGGAACTGCTGGGCGTGCTGCCCGGACTGCCGATCCCGTCGCACGAGCGGCTGCAGCGCCTGCGCGTGGCGGTCTGCGGGCATCCGCTGCGGGTCGGCTCGCAGAGCCTGGCGGTCACCACCTCGATCGGCGTGGCCTGGTACCGGCCGGGCGAGACCCTGCAGCAATTGCTGGCCCGTGCCGACCAAGCCCTTTACCGGGCCAAGCATCTGGGCCGCAACCGGGTCGAACTGCAGCAGCCCTAGACCCTCCGCGAGCGAGACGCGCGCTGCGACAACAGCGCGACGGGGCAGGCCTGGCAGGCCGCCGGGCGAACGGTACGGTCCTTGCAGGAAGGTGGATCGAATCCCCTGCCCGGCTTGCCCCACCGCCATGTCCGAAAACGAAGAAGGCGCCGAAAAAACCGAACAACCGACCGAAAAACGCCTGCGCGAGGCGCGCGAGCAAGGCAATATCCCGCAGTCGCGCGAATTGTCCACGGCCGCGGTGTTCAGCGCCGGCATCTTCGCCCTGATGGGCATGTCCGGCTCGCTGGCGGCCGGCGCGGTGACCTGGATGAAGGGTGCGCTGCGCCCGGATCCGGGCCTGCACGACAACCCCGACGCCCTGTTCGGCCATTTCGGCGAACTGCTGCTGGGGCTGTTGTGGGTGGCGCTGCCGCTGGTCGGCATCTGCGTGGCCGCCGGCTTCGTCGCGCCGATCCTGATGGGCAGCCTGCGCTTCTCCGGGACGGCGCTGATCCCCAAGTTCGAGCGGCTCAACCCGATGGCCGGGCTGAACCGGCTATACGGCATGGAGAGCCTGGCCGAACTGTTCAAGTCGATGCTGCGCATGGCCTTCGTCGGCGGCGCCGCCAGCCTGTGCATCTGGAACAACGTGGACGGCCTACGCAGCCTGATGCGGCACCCGCTGGAACAGGCGATCGGCGACGGTCTGGGCTTCACCCTGCGCCTGCTGCTGTACACCGCCGGCGCGCTGGCGCTGCTGGCCGCGATCGACGCGCCTTACCAGAAGTGGAACTACACCCGCAAACTGAAGATGACCCGCGACGAAGTGCGCCGGGAAATGAAGGAGAGCGAGGGCAGCCCGGAGGTCAAGGGCCGCATCCGGCAGATGCAGATGCAGCTTTCGCAGCGGCGGATGATGGAAGCGGTACCCAGCGCCGACGTGGTGGTGGTCAACCCCACCCACTACGCGGTGGCGCTTAAGTACGAGAGCGGGCGCATGCGCGCCCCGACCGTGGTCGCCAAGGGCGTGGACGAACTGGCCTTCCGCATCCGCGAGATCGGCGAGCAGCACCGCGTCGCAGTGGTGTCTGCGCCACCTTTGGCACGCGCCTTGTATAGGGAAGGGCAACTCGGCAAGGAAATTCCCGTGAGACTGTATTCGGCCGTGGCCCAGATCCTCTCCTACGTCTACCAGCTGCGCTCCTGGCGCAGCGGGCCGATGCCGCCGTTGCCGCCGCTGGAGGTCGATGAATTCGCCCCGGGGAGCAAGCCGTGAGCCAGCCCGCCGCGCAAATGAACACGCGCAAGATGATGGACATGATCAAGCACGGCCTCGGCGCGCCGGTGATCGTGGTGGCGATGCTGGCGATGGTGGTGGTGCCGCTGGCCGCACCGGTGCTGGATGCGCTGTTCACCTTCAACATCGCGATCTCGCTGATGGTGCTGCTGGCGGTGGTCTACGTGAAGCGGCCGCTGGAGTTCAGCATTTTCCCGATCGTGCTGCTGATGACCACGATGCTGCGTCTGGCGCTGAACGTGGCCTCCACCCGCGTGATCCTGATCAACGGCCAGGATGGCCACGGCGCCGCCGGCAAGGTCATCGAGGCGTTCGGCGAGTTCGTGATCGGCGGCAACTACGCGGTCGGCATCGTGGTGTTCGCGATCCTGACCATCATCAACTTCGTGGTCATCACCAAGGGCGCCGGGCGCGTGTCGGAAGTGACCGCACGCTTCATCCTCGACGCCATGCCCGGCAAGCAGATGGCGATCGACGCCGACCTCAACGCCGGCCTGCT of Xanthomonas translucens pv. cerealis contains these proteins:
- the flhB gene encoding flagellar biosynthesis protein FlhB, which gives rise to MSENEEGAEKTEQPTEKRLREAREQGNIPQSRELSTAAVFSAGIFALMGMSGSLAAGAVTWMKGALRPDPGLHDNPDALFGHFGELLLGLLWVALPLVGICVAAGFVAPILMGSLRFSGTALIPKFERLNPMAGLNRLYGMESLAELFKSMLRMAFVGGAASLCIWNNVDGLRSLMRHPLEQAIGDGLGFTLRLLLYTAGALALLAAIDAPYQKWNYTRKLKMTRDEVRREMKESEGSPEVKGRIRQMQMQLSQRRMMEAVPSADVVVVNPTHYAVALKYESGRMRAPTVVAKGVDELAFRIREIGEQHRVAVVSAPPLARALYREGQLGKEIPVRLYSAVAQILSYVYQLRSWRSGPMPPLPPLEVDEFAPGSKP
- a CDS encoding flagellar biosynthetic protein FliQ, whose amino-acid sequence is MSPELALTELRGGLITVLWVAGPLLLSMLVVGVVIGVFQAATQLNEPTIAFIAKVITLTAMLFATGSMLLAHLVEYTTMLFQRIPHLIGG
- a CDS encoding ligand-binding sensor domain-containing diguanylate cyclase; protein product: MTAAAHAAAEGRGMRACRPCLRTLQALLLWLALGLLLGDGARAQSIPLRRYAHDQGLLGVADTCLLQTGNGSLWVCSESGLYRFDGHRFEQVPLQGQRGHSISAASEDAEQRLWVTTFDAVYVDDGTQLRRLAPEETGALQSNKLRLANPRWGMVLLNGTQALRAVASADGRWRLQPLFDAATLARLPQLGKLGEAQSEADNLWLGCDHELCRVAADGSVTVYGQAQGLPPDRWRGVVRDRDGALWLRGDHHLMQLPAAAGRFVAQHPPGGAPLRQVVGQAQLLLDPQGRVLMRSGQSLLRWEHGRWRRFDRSNGLPDSGIAVLLFDHAGDLWMSVDGEGVVRWNGYGWIENWDVTQGMNAAPTWSILRNSQGALLLGNEAGMNRQRRADERFQPWLRDAGQQVLGLHNAADGSLWSLSALGELCHHDRQGRLLRSYPRLRVSIRRLFLDASGRIWILTTDGLYLLRPQSDDMPQRVQALPSSEYSDIQQRRDGSLWLAGAVGVFRLRDSTWTPIRLQLDGKPAQPWVSKLLIQEDGQVWAALYNPGVWQGRLDGDTLQLRPSVQPEQRELQIYLIRRTRNGWIWMGHNQGVDVYDGRRWSRLSQSQGLLWDDISESAFFEDHDGSVWIGTSKGTSHVLDPQRLFQAGAPRVTLSEFSRGGHPIAAGARLPWNQESLHIEAGSPDLYDDRNRVSLRYRFEGAQTRWIHTPNFEIEHPPLAPGEYTLELQLLDAYRHSASAPARVAFSVAPMWWRSQSMLALYVLLCGGLAIAALHWRERHLRQRERNLAELVALRTQELEHDKRELEIARAALAVKASHDSLTGLLNRAGILDALAAQMRHSVAEQQPLAVAMIDLDHFKRINDTYGHLIGDAVLTKVAKRLNTDLRESDLIGRYGGEELLGVLPGLPIPSHERLQRLRVAVCGHPLRVGSQSLAVTTSIGVAWYRPGETLQQLLARADQALYRAKHLGRNRVELQQP
- the fliR gene encoding flagellar biosynthetic protein FliR, which encodes MDSATQMVIDGQQTFAMVGAILWTMLRIGAMLMAMPLVGSRAVPARVRVMLAATLAMALAPLLPPVPDWNGFDAAVVLSVARELAVGASMGFMLRLIFEAGAMAGELVSQSTGLGFAQMADPLRGVTSGVIGQWFYLTFGLLFFTANGHLAVVALLVDSYKALPIGNALPDAQAMASVAPDFFMSMMRGALTLALPVMVAMLAVNLAFGALAKAAPALNPIQLGLPVAVVLGLALLAVLVGEMGPPVQRLFDAAFDAARQITA
- a CDS encoding ligand-binding sensor domain-containing diguanylate cyclase is translated as MPNSHPPLHPSQLRGIAWRPAAALALCACIGAVAAQEYSFRNYAQADGLQGLSINCLYADRHGVVWACTELGLHRYERERFEQIGADSGVGSPLVRAIAEDRRQRMWVGTSNALYVGDGRRFAAVPAADGRRLRVDQGQSLAAFGDDIVVLSDKRPLRISAGAAGNWQVAALRTADAAPLPEAYSVTAIGEALWLGCGRQLCRLDAQGRLRRLGPADGVPEDIWLALLRDRNGTLWARSIHHILAWPAGAAGFSERAPPPGSGLSTMAVGINLVEDAAGRVLTRSDTGLLRWEGRQWRAFERAQGLEALAPNIAPLLSDRQGRLWMGTRGRGVQRWLGYGLIQHWEEPQGLATAPTWSILRSRGDGRLYVGSEMGANVLDPVSGRMLPLTDADGQALRQTVQLVDATDGTLWLGQSSGRVLRLDRGSGRMREQAKMRSALKWMFFDDAGTLWILTNGGLFLLPAGERSAQPARDLPRDQFVGGGYDARHRLWLVGQNGLYLRQARGWQSIRLRGTALPDAELDKFSISASDEVWLSFGDVGVWRGRFEPRSASVSLRKVDDPLLSRIVPYVLHQDRQQRMWIGSSQGLDLWSGGRWIRVTQADGLLWDDTSESAFFQDTDGSVWIGNSKGVSQILDPTRLFAVRPLQLQLLRATRAGNAVTAGAQLPWSQQPIEFAFSAPGAVGGSDTIGFRYRLEGLQEQWASTQQAHLSYTLLSPGHYALEVQALDERQRTRSNVVRLEFTILPPWWRSPLAWMAYALAAALLVTAVWRWRVKQLLSRERTMARLVAERTRELEHDKRELERARAALALKAVRDDLTGLLNRVGILDALAVQMQRSRNDGTALAVAMIDLDHFKQINDRHGHLIGDTVLARVGRRMNANLRGADLIGRYGGEELLAVLPGLLPPAHNRLHALHQVIGATPFLTDAGLLEITTSIGVAWHRPGETLQQLLSRADEALYRAKHGGRNRVELHLDPQPGHAVPH